The sequence AACCGCTCCTGGGCCCACTGGCGCGAGTCCCGTCCGATGGCGACGTATCTGGCCACCGCCACCATCGGGAAGTTCGACGTCCGCACCGGCACCACCCCCGGCGGCACCCCCATCTACGTCGCCACCGACCCGACCCTGCCCACCGGCAAGGTCGACGTCTACGGCGTCACCGCCGCGGCCACCGACTACTGGTCCCAGATCTTCGGGCCGTACCCCTTCGAGGAGACCGGCGCGGTCGTCGACGACATGCCGCAGGCCGGGTTCTCGCTGGAGGTGCAGTCCAAGCCGGTCTACTCGGCCGTCCGCAGCGAGACCACCATCGTCCACGAGCTGGCCCACCAGTGGTTCGGCGACTCGGTCTCGGTGCGGCAGTGGAAGGACATCTGGCTCAACGAGGGCTTCGCCAGCTACGCGCAGTGGCTGTGGGACGAGCACAAGGGCACCCGCACCGCCCATGACGCCTTCCGCAAGGCGTATGCGTCCGTCCCCGAGGGCGACGACTTCTGGAAGGTCACGGTCGCCGATCCGCAACGCGACACCATGTTCTCCGACGCGGTCTACAGGCGGGGCGCGATGACCCTCCAGGCGCTGCGCGAGCGGATCGGCGACAAGGCGTTCTTCAAGCTGCTGCCGGCCTGGACCGCCGCGCACCGCTACGGCAACGCCTCGACGTCCCAGTTCATCGCGCTCGCCGAGAAGATATCCGGGAAGCGGCTGGCCGATCTGTTCAACACCTGGCTCTACACCGACCACCGGCCCGCCCTGCCCGGGGAGTAGGGCGGGCGGGCCTGTCCGGGAAGTAGGGCGCGCGGGCCTGTCCGACGGGGCAGGCCCTAACCGGCGTCCGGTCCGCCGCGGTCGGCCGGCTGGTGCGGCCGCGGCAGATGCACCCCGAAGTACACCGCGCCCATCCGCAGGGCGAAGACCACCCCCGCCGACACCGCCGCGGCGGGGGTGGCCCCCACGCCGAGGTGCGACAGCGCCAGCAGGCAGCAGGCGCCCGCCAGGGCCGCCAGGGCATAGACGTCCTCGCGCAGCAGCAGCGGGGGGAACTCCCCGCACAGCACATCGCGGATGACCTCGCCGGTGACCCCGGTCAGCACGGCGAGAATGATCACGGCCAGCGGGGTGACGTGCGACTCGATGGCCGCACGGGCGCCGATGACGGTGACCACGGAGAGCCCCACCGCGTCCACGACCAGCAGTGACTTCTGCGGCAGCTGCCAGAACCGCAGATAGACGATGGTCCCGACCCCGACGCAGATGATCACCGTGAGCAGGACCCAGTCGTGCGTCCACACCGGTGTCCGGTTGAGAATGGTGTCGCGCAGCGTGCCGCCGGAGACCGAGGCGGCGAAGGCGAGGACCAGGCCGCCGAAGGGGTCCATATTGGCCCGGTAGGCGGCCAGCACCCCGCTCGCGGCGAAGGCGGCGACGCCGACCAGGTAGAGCAGATGCAGCATGGCGGCATCATCGCAGGCCCGGAATGCGCGCCTCCGCCCGCGGTCGTCAAATCTGGCACTACCGGTCGGTAACTTTTCCGTGTAGCGTGCCGCCATGGCACAGGCGACCATCGGTAACAGCGAATTCGACCGCGATACGGCGGTCGTCCGCCGCGCCCCCGGCATCTACGACGCCCATCTCTCGGCAGGCTGGACGATCATCCAGGCGGTCAACGGCGGCTATCTGCTCGCGCTGATGGGCCGCGCCCTGGGTGACGCCCTCCCGCACCCCGACCCCTTCTCGGTCACCGCCCACTACCTGACCGCTTCCGTCCCGGGCCCCGCCGTCATCCGCACCGAGGTGGTGCGCACCGGCCGCAC is a genomic window of Streptomyces gilvosporeus containing:
- a CDS encoding M1 family metallopeptidase, translated to MALSRSARRTSRWLALATAVASAATIAAAPAATPGAPGVGDPYFPDLGNGGFDALHYDLGVSYHPDSGRLDGRTTLTARATQNLSAFDLDLQKLTVDAVHVNGRRAHFTRSGDELTVTPDFSLPKGQRFTVTVVYHGVPKPLSGPIVFGSDYGWMKTKDGVFVACEPNAASTWFPSSDHPSDKATYDIRIDAPKGLTGVSNGRLIASGEKHNRSWAHWRESRPMATYLATATIGKFDVRTGTTPGGTPIYVATDPTLPTGKVDVYGVTAAATDYWSQIFGPYPFEETGAVVDDMPQAGFSLEVQSKPVYSAVRSETTIVHELAHQWFGDSVSVRQWKDIWLNEGFASYAQWLWDEHKGTRTAHDAFRKAYASVPEGDDFWKVTVADPQRDTMFSDAVYRRGAMTLQALRERIGDKAFFKLLPAWTAAHRYGNASTSQFIALAEKISGKRLADLFNTWLYTDHRPALPGE
- a CDS encoding trimeric intracellular cation channel family protein; translated protein: MLHLLYLVGVAAFAASGVLAAYRANMDPFGGLVLAFAASVSGGTLRDTILNRTPVWTHDWVLLTVIICVGVGTIVYLRFWQLPQKSLLVVDAVGLSVVTVIGARAAIESHVTPLAVIILAVLTGVTGEVIRDVLCGEFPPLLLREDVYALAALAGACCLLALSHLGVGATPAAAVSAGVVFALRMGAVYFGVHLPRPHQPADRGGPDAG